A single genomic interval of Gossypium raimondii isolate GPD5lz chromosome 11, ASM2569854v1, whole genome shotgun sequence harbors:
- the LOC105761816 gene encoding ABC transporter G family member 20 yields the protein MSFVGGSMNLPAKSITRDDGHPLFTNSKQTELQKYPKKPTVSPTLAELLMHVDDAQNSPVDHRAVEIGYGCSSLPSSNPFFLCFNNLTYSVKVRKKLGSIPFCGKNSDETESNGINTKILLNEISGEAHEGEIMAVLGASGSGKSTLIDALANRIAKDSLKGTLTLNGEVLESKLLRVISAYVMQDDLLFPMLTVEETLMFSAEFRLPRSLSKSKKKARVQALIDQLGLRSAAKTVIGDEGHRGVSGGERRRVSIGIDIIHDPIVLFLDEPTSGLDSTSAFMVVKVLQRIAQSGSIVIMSIHQPSYRILSLLDRLIFLSHGNTVFAGSPGMLPSFFAEFGHPIPENENKTEFALDLIRELEETPGGTKSLVEFNKSWQARKNQRNGFSMRSNLSLKDAISASISKGKLVSGATNDSNPTASVPIFANPLWIEMMVIAKRSMTNSRRMPELFGIRLGAVVITGIILATMFWKLDNSPKGIQERLGFFAFAMSTTFYTCAEAIPVFLQERYIFMRETAYNAYRRSSYVLAHSLISIPSLVILSMAFAAITFWAVGLAGGLSGFFFFFLTIFASFWAGSSFVTFLSGIVSHVMLGFTVVVAVLAYFLLFSGFFISRNRIPLYWIWFHYISLVKYPYEAVLQNEFDDPTKCFVRGVQMFDNTPLGEVPLSVKLKLLQSMSGVLGANITGSTCVTTGKDLLVQQGITDISKWNCLWIIIAWGFFFRILFYFTLLLGSKNKRK from the coding sequence ATGTCATTCGTCGGAGGTTCAATGAATTTACCGGCGAAGTCAATTACCCGCGACGACGGTCACCCATTATTCACCAATTCCAAACAAACAGAACTCCAAAAATACCCCAAAAAACCTACCGTTTCTCCTACGTTAGCTGAGCTATTAATGCATGTCGACGACGCCCAAAATTCTCCCGTCGATCATCGAGCTGTTGAGATCGGTTACGGCTGTAGTTCACTCCCATCGTcaaatcctttctttctttgtttcaatAACTTGACTTACAGTGTTAAAGTTCGTAAGAAGCTGGGATCGATCCCATTTTGTGGGAAAAACAGTGATGAGACTGAATCTAATGGGATTAATACCAAGATTTTATTGAATGAAATCTCTGGTGAAGCTCATGAAGGTGAAATAATGGCGGTTCTTGGTGCTAGTGGCTCTGGTAAATCCACTTTAATTGATGCATTAGCGAATCGTATTGCTAAAGATAGCTTAAAAGGGACATTAACGTTGAACGGCGAAGTATTGGAATCAAAGCTTTTGAGGGTTATATCGGCTTATGTTATGCAAGATGATCTTCTTTTTCCGATGCTCACCGTCGAAGAGACGTTGATGTTTTCAGCCGAGTTCCGATTACCTCGATCGCTTTCGAAATCGAAAAAGAAAGCTAGAGTTCAAGCTTTGATTGATCAATTAGGGTTGAGAAGTGCGGCGAAAACGGTGATCGGAGATGAAGGACATCGAGGTGTTTCCGGTGGGGAGCGACGTCGGGTTTCGATTGGGATCGATATAATCCATGATCccattgttttgtttttggatGAACCAACTTCGGGTTTGGACTCTACGAGTGCGTTCATGGTAGTTAAGGTCTTGCAACGGATTGCGCAGAGTGGGAGTATTGTGATTATGTCAATACATCAACCGAGTTATCGGATTTTGAGCTTGCTTGATCGGTTGATTTTCCTTTCACATGGGAACACGGTTTTTGCCGGCTCGCCGGGGATGCTTCCATCATTTTTTGCGGAATTCGGACATCCGATACCGGAGAATGAAAACAAGACGGAATTTGCTCTCGATTTGATTCGGGAACTCGAAGAAACACCGGGTGGAACAAAAAGCTTAgttgaatttaacaaatcatgGCAAGCTAGAAAGAATCAAAGAAATGGATTCTCGATGAGATCAAATCTTTCACTCAAAGATGCAATAAGTGCAAGTATCTCGAAAGGGAAGTTAGTTTCCGGTGCAACCAACGATTCGAACCCAACCGCTTCGGTGCCGATTTTCGCAAACCCGCTTTGGATCGAGATGATGGTTATTGCCAAACGATCGATGACGAACTCGAGAAGAATGCCTGAATTGTTCGGGATTCGATTAGGCGCGGTTGTCATTACCGGGATCATCTTAGCCACCATGTTTTGGAAGCTAGACAATTCACCGAAAGGCATCCAAGAACGTTTAGGTTTCTTCGCTTTTGCCATGTCAACAACGTTCTACACTTGCGCCGAAGCAATCCCGGTTTTCCTCCAAGAACGATATATTTTCATGAGAGAAACAGCTTACAATGCTTATCGTCGATCATCGTATGTATTAGCTCACTCGCTAATCTCTATCCCATCTCTAGTTATCCTCTCGATGGCCTTCGCCGCAATAACCTTTTGGGCGGTCGGACTCGCTGGTGGCCTTTCCgggttcttcttcttcttcctaaCAATCTTCGCCTCCTTTTGGGCCGGAAGCTCGTTCGTAACATTCCTCTCAGGCATCGTCTCCCATGTCATGTTAGGCTTCACTGTTGTTGTCGCCGTCTTAGCCTACTTCCTCCTATTCAGTGGATTCTTCATTTCTCGTAACCGAATACCCTTATACTGGATCTGGTTCCATTACATCTCTCTAGTTAAATACCCTTACGAAGCTGTTCTTCAGAACGAGTTCGATGACCCGACGAAATGCTTCGTCCGAGGAGTTCAAATGTTCGACAACACACCACTCGGGGAGGTGCCGTTGTCTGTGAAACTGAAGCTATTGCAAAGCATGAGCGGTGTGTTGGGTGCCAACATCACCGGGTCGACCTGCGTGACTACCGGAAAAGATCTTTTGGTACAACAAGGTATTACCGATATAAGCAAATGGAATTGTTTATGGATCATCATTGCATGGGGattttttttcagaattttgttttattttactttgttgcTCGGGAGCAAGAACAAGagaaagtaa